A DNA window from Halanaerobium saccharolyticum subsp. saccharolyticum DSM 6643 contains the following coding sequences:
- a CDS encoding TIGR01440 family protein produces MQTEKILTDVEKAIRELIDNVKPKAGSIFILGGSTSEIQGKKIGSATDVDLGDKIIRKIMKILKEYGLYLAVQGCEHINRSLVIERECQQKFSFNEVNVIPHRTAGGAFATAAFKEFSEAVTVENMEADLGIDIGDALIGMHLKNIAVPVRLSIKEIGEAHLTAAETRLKLVGGVRAKYRD; encoded by the coding sequence ATGCAGACAGAGAAAATATTAACTGATGTTGAAAAAGCCATCAGAGAACTAATAGATAATGTAAAACCGAAAGCTGGTTCAATTTTCATATTAGGTGGGAGTACAAGTGAAATTCAGGGTAAAAAAATTGGCTCAGCCACTGATGTAGATTTAGGAGATAAGATTATAAGAAAAATAATGAAAATTTTAAAAGAATACGGGCTTTATCTTGCTGTACAGGGTTGTGAACACATAAATAGATCTTTAGTTATAGAAAGAGAATGTCAACAGAAATTTTCTTTTAATGAAGTAAATGTAATACCCCATAGAACCGCTGGAGGAGCATTTGCTACAGCGGCCTTTAAAGAATTTTCAGAGGCTGTTACTGTGGAAAATATGGAAGCTGATTTAGGAATTGATATAGGTGATGCTTTAATTGGAATGCATCTTAAAAATATAGCTGTACCAGTTAGATTATCAATTAAAGAAATTGGAGAAGCGCATCTTACTGCTGCAGAAACTAGGTTAAAACTTGTAGGTGGAGTTAGAGCAAAATATAGAGATTAA
- a CDS encoding metallophosphoesterase family protein → MTSVLKKVINNFSSGIYDFKNRYKLPEEYHNSQELKIMHISDTPESIYSHIYKMLSYSRPDVIIHTGDLVDNLKLEDAGKELIPLYQKKSAEFIRNLEKLTNARIIYVPGNHDDVNIIKANINRSEIMPEGSIIELDGVKIGIAHYPEKLPLNSEINLFGHNHQKEFASDNKFLNGISNINYLLLPSKEDYKVKYPWIVDQGRQYKSFNMI, encoded by the coding sequence ATGACTTCAGTCCTAAAAAAAGTAATTAATAATTTCAGTAGTGGAATTTATGATTTTAAAAATAGATATAAATTACCTGAAGAATATCATAATTCTCAGGAATTAAAAATAATGCATATTAGTGATACACCAGAATCTATCTATTCTCATATTTATAAAATGTTGAGCTATAGTCGTCCAGATGTAATTATTCATACTGGAGATTTGGTAGATAACTTAAAACTTGAAGATGCTGGTAAGGAATTAATACCACTTTATCAGAAGAAATCAGCTGAATTTATAAGGAATCTTGAAAAATTGACTAATGCAAGAATAATATATGTTCCTGGAAATCATGATGATGTTAATATTATTAAAGCAAACATTAATAGAAGCGAGATCATGCCAGAAGGAAGTATTATTGAATTAGATGGAGTTAAAATAGGAATTGCTCATTATCCAGAAAAACTTCCTCTAAATTCAGAAATTAATCTTTTTGGTCATAATCATCAAAAAGAATTTGCTAGTGATAATAAATTTTTAAATGGGATTTCAAATATCAACTATCTATTACTTCCATCTAAAGAAGATTACAAAGTTAAGTATCCCTGGATTGTTGATCAGGGTAGACAGTATAAATCTTTTAATATGATTTAA
- a CDS encoding AfsR/SARP family transcriptional regulator encodes MEEVIKFYGLGPFYFKYHNKTVSGSAWVSKRALSIFMYLLLEKKRTVSVEELIDIFWEGSDLEDGKNKLYNTIYLLRRSLAKDGIPKDIIESVSGGYSINNAYEIWADWDYFEKKTDQMIHEKELEVEELEELFQLYRGDFFPALRYEDWTEIQREKLRENYLNLIEILSNKLYQAQKFRDTVNYLHRGIEYDPYRENFYLLYIKALVKLGRIAEAINSYKKCEQILKDELDVLPGQELKNEYHKIKLSRELSETIEEDLTFENNDDSGAIICNVDVFKKIYDVELRHVRRQKGEFVLIKIDFKGVKLPITFSEAAVKISFMLRSCDVICINNYKIYLLLQDMNLINSGIIMNRVNSFCEALELTKKPSIDIKEIS; translated from the coding sequence GTGGAAGAGGTTATTAAATTTTATGGATTAGGTCCATTTTATTTTAAGTATCATAATAAAACAGTTAGTGGAAGTGCTTGGGTTTCGAAAAGAGCTTTATCTATTTTTATGTATCTTTTATTGGAGAAAAAAAGAACTGTAAGTGTAGAAGAATTAATCGACATTTTTTGGGAAGGTTCAGACTTAGAGGATGGTAAAAACAAATTATATAATACTATCTATCTTTTAAGAAGATCTTTAGCAAAAGATGGGATTCCAAAGGATATTATCGAATCAGTAAGTGGTGGTTATTCAATAAATAATGCTTATGAAATTTGGGCTGACTGGGATTATTTTGAAAAAAAGACTGACCAGATGATTCATGAAAAAGAATTAGAAGTAGAGGAGCTTGAAGAACTTTTTCAGCTATATAGAGGAGATTTTTTTCCTGCACTACGCTATGAGGATTGGACTGAAATTCAGCGGGAAAAATTAAGAGAGAATTACTTAAATTTAATAGAAATACTTAGCAATAAATTATATCAGGCACAAAAATTTAGGGATACAGTTAATTATCTGCACCGTGGTATAGAATATGATCCTTATCGAGAAAATTTTTATTTACTTTATATTAAAGCTCTTGTTAAATTAGGAAGGATTGCTGAGGCGATAAATAGTTATAAAAAGTGTGAGCAAATTCTAAAAGACGAGCTTGATGTTTTGCCAGGTCAAGAATTAAAAAATGAATATCACAAAATTAAATTAAGTCGAGAATTATCTGAAACAATCGAAGAAGATTTAACTTTTGAAAATAATGATGATTCTGGCGCGATAATTTGTAATGTTGATGTTTTTAAAAAAATATATGATGTCGAACTGCGTCATGTTAGAAGGCAAAAAGGGGAATTTGTTTTGATCAAAATTGATTTTAAAGGGGTTAAGCTTCCGATTACTTTTTCTGAGGCCGCCGTTAAAATAAGCTTTATGCTTCGATCTTGTGACGTCATTTGTATTAATAATTATAAAATATACTTATTGCTGCAGGATATGAATCTGATAAATAGTGGAATAATTATGAATAGAGTTAATTCATTTTGTGAAGCCTTAGAACTAACTAAAAAACCTTCCATAGATATTAAAGAAATAAGTTAA
- a CDS encoding iron-containing alcohol dehydrogenase: MYKSDYFEFFSPVKIISGEHALSTLNYELDRLHVSNPLILTNQSLDELKILDTLLTHIENKSINQRQIIKTIPNQATLEIVKKAAQRYEDLECDGIIALGGEAIIDTAKGINLMISEQIEDLKKLAGVETAHADMQPFIVIPTTSGTGSEAALTAVISDQKNKNDLEFVSSRLIPDLAVIDPKMTFALPPRLTASTGVDALVHAVEAYTGLQTNPLSDAYAFAALKLIGKNLRELVNDVNNQKYRVAMNNAAVMAGIAFSNSHAGIIHAVGDACEKIAGVSHGDALSVLLPHGMFYNLKFDYCRNAYQDILLALEGRDKFIDTDPDDRALIAVNAVVSILNELRAITGIPVTLEEIGVKRKQFEDIIDKAMHNSSILNSAGQVNRIDIKSILEASF; the protein is encoded by the coding sequence ATGTATAAGTCGGATTATTTTGAGTTTTTTAGTCCTGTTAAAATCATTTCTGGAGAGCATGCCTTATCTACTTTAAATTATGAGCTTGATCGTTTACATGTTAGTAATCCTTTGATATTAACCAATCAAAGCTTAGATGAATTAAAGATATTAGATACACTATTAACACATATTGAAAATAAGTCAATAAATCAGCGACAGATAATTAAAACTATTCCTAATCAGGCAACACTAGAGATTGTAAAAAAAGCTGCTCAACGTTATGAAGACCTAGAGTGTGATGGTATTATTGCACTTGGTGGAGAAGCAATTATTGATACAGCTAAAGGGATTAATTTAATGATATCTGAGCAGATTGAAGACTTAAAAAAATTAGCTGGGGTGGAAACTGCTCATGCAGATATGCAGCCCTTTATTGTAATTCCAACTACAAGTGGTACGGGATCTGAAGCTGCTTTAACTGCTGTAATTAGTGATCAAAAAAACAAAAATGATCTAGAGTTTGTTTCCAGTAGATTGATACCAGATCTTGCTGTTATAGATCCGAAGATGACCTTTGCTTTACCGCCAAGACTTACAGCTTCGACTGGAGTAGATGCTCTTGTACACGCTGTTGAAGCCTATACTGGACTTCAGACTAATCCGCTTAGTGATGCTTATGCTTTTGCTGCTTTAAAGTTAATAGGAAAGAACTTAAGAGAATTAGTTAATGACGTAAACAATCAAAAGTACCGAGTCGCTATGAATAATGCAGCTGTGATGGCTGGGATAGCCTTTTCCAATTCTCATGCAGGTATTATTCATGCAGTTGGTGATGCTTGTGAAAAAATAGCTGGGGTTTCACATGGTGATGCATTATCTGTACTTTTGCCACATGGAATGTTCTATAACCTTAAGTTTGACTACTGTAGGAATGCGTATCAGGATATTTTGCTTGCTCTAGAAGGCAGAGATAAATTTATTGATACTGATCCAGATGATCGAGCCTTAATTGCTGTAAATGCTGTGGTTAGTATTTTAAATGAACTTAGGGCTATAACAGGGATTCCTGTCACTTTAGAAGAAATAGGGGTAAAAAGAAAACAATTTGAAGATATTATTGATAAAGCAATGCATAATAGTTCTATTTTAAATTCTGCTGGTCAAGTTAATAGAATAGATATTAAGAGTATTTTAGAAGCATCTTTTTAA